The following coding sequences are from one Stigmatopora nigra isolate UIUO_SnigA chromosome 10, RoL_Snig_1.1, whole genome shotgun sequence window:
- the LOC144202896 gene encoding adenosine receptor A1 has product MSSFPGVRVRENVDMVYVSVEAAIALASVVGNVLVVLVVYVNRALRDTTFCFIVSLAVADIAVGVLVIPLAVTISLGISTQFYTCLFLSCLLVIITQGSILSLFAIAVDRYLRVKIPISYSTIVTQRRAYVAVCLCWVLSFLAGLVPMAGWNNRQDLGNLSNSDYMVCQFTAVMRMDYMVYFNFFGWVIAPLAVMIALYAEIFRVIRRQLNRRAEATSDGERYYRKELKLAKSLALVVLLFAVCWLPLHIVNCVDFFHPEHATPKMAVYTGIFMSHVNSALNPLVYAFRIKRFRVTLTEVARRCLACGSCVVVSPYPGCPPAVVEKADAGLRQEEKAK; this is encoded by the exons ATGTCTTCCTTTCCGGGAGTGAGGGTACGAGAGAATGTGGACATGGTTTACGTCTCGGTGGAGGCGGCCATCGCCTTGGCGTCAGTGGTGGGCAACGTCttggtggtgctggtggtgtACGTGAATCGTGCTTTGCGGGACACCACCTTCTGCTTCATCGTGTCTCTGGCGGTGGCCGACATCGCCGTGGGTGTGCTGGTGATTCCACTGGCCGTCACCATCAGTCTGGGGATCAGTACACAGTTCTACACCTGTCTTTTCTTGTCCTGTCTGCTGGTGATCATCACACAAGGTTCCATTCTGTCGCTGTTCGCCATTGCCGTTGACCGATACTTGAGGGTCAAGATACCAATcag TTACAGCACCATCGTGACGCAGAGGCGTGCATACGTGGCCGTGTGCTTGTGCTGGGTGCTCTCCTTTCTGGCGGGACTGGTGCCAATGGCGGGTTGGAACAACCGACAGGATCTGGGCAACCTGAGCAACTCCGACTACATGGTGTGCCAATTCACTGCGGTCATGCGAATGGACTACATGGTGTACTTCAACTTCTTTGGTTGGGTGATAGCCCCCCTAGCTGTCATGATCGCGTTGTACGCCGAGATCTTCCGCGTCATCCGCCGGCAGCTCAACCGACGGGCCGAAGCCACGTCCGATGGCGAGCGTTACTACCGGAAAGAGCTGAAGCTCGCTAAGTCGCTGGCGTTGGTGGTGTTGCTATTCGCCGTGTGCTGGCTGCCGCTTCACATCGTCAACTGTGTCGACTTTTTCCACCCGGAGCACGCCACGCCAAAGATGGCCGTGTACACCGGAATTTTTATGTCGCACGTCAACTCTGCTCTCAACCCGCTAGTGTATGCCTTCCGGATTAAGCGATTTCGGGTTACATTAACGGAGGTGGCACGGAGATGCTTGGCGTGCGGCAGTTGCGTGGTGGTCAGCCCGTATCCTGGTTGCCCACCAGCGGTGGTCGAGAAAGCGGATGCGGGCTTAAGGCAAGAGGAAAAAGCAAAGTGA
- the adora3a.2 gene encoding adenosine receptor A3 produces the protein MHPSDVAYASSEAFIAICCCLGNVLVIVAVWTTKSVGQPTFCLIVSLAAADCAVGLVAIPLAVLVDGRVRTSFGACLFLSCVVILLTLVSILSLMAITVDRFLRVFIPLRYKRTVTQRHSWSAVATCWLVALPLSFMPMFGWHNEDPTSHGSPNATFTCQFIAVIPMSYLVYFNFFLCTLAPLLAMSALYSYIFCVIRGTLREKPGNGVQAKSHIYLKKEEQLAGSLALVLALFTLSWIPLHVLNCIAYFELADVATSAFHVGILLSHANSALNPVVYAFKIRKIRVAYRKIWRRCLKCGEELHVSQSSQTTDNNQSNSVDNVPLHA, from the exons ATGCACCCCAGTGATGTAGCCTACGCCTCATCGGAGGCGTTTATAGCCATTTGCTGCTGCCTGGGCAATGTTCTGGTCATCGTCGCCGTGTGGACCACCAAGAGCGTCGGGCAGCCCACGTTTTGTCTGATCGTTTCGCTGGCGGCGGCAGATTGCGCGGTGGGCCTGGTGGCCATCCCGCTGGCCGTGCTGGTGGACGGCAGGGTTCGCACGTCTTTTGGTGCTTGCCTCTTCCTTAGCTGTGTGGTCATCCTCTTGACACTGGTGTCTATTTTATCCCTCATGGCCATCACAGTGGACCGCTTTCTTCGTGTCTTCATCCCTCTGAG ATACAAAAGAACAGTAACACAGAGACATTCGTGGTCGGCAGTCGCTACATGTTGGCTCGTTGCTCTCCCTCTGAGTTTCATGCCCATGTTCGGTTGGCACAATGAAGACCCTACTTCCCACGGATCCCCCAATGCCACGTTCACCTGCCAGTTCATTGCCGTGATACCCATGTCCTATCTGGTCTACTTCAACTTTTTCCTCTGCACCCTGGCGCCTTTGCTAGCCATGTCAGCGCTATACAGCTACATCTTCTGCGTCATTCGCGGGACCCTTCGAGAAAAACCAGGCAACGGAGTCCAGGCCAAATCTCACATCTACCTGAAGAAAGAGGAGCAGTTGGCGGGATCTCTGGCCTTGGTCTTGGCTCTCTTCACTCTCTCCTGGATCCCACTGCATGTCCTGAACTGCATCGCCTATTTTGAATTAGCTGACGTGGCAACGAGTGCTTTCCACGTGGGCATCCTGTTGTCTCACGCAAACTCGGCCTTAAACCCAGTGGTGTACGCCTTCAAGATCCGCAAGATCCGGGTGGCTTACCGGAAGATATGGAGGAGATGCCTCAAGTGTGGGGAGGAGCTTCATGTTTCTCAATCCAGCCAGACTACAGACAACAACCAAAGCAATAGTGTGGACAATGTGCCCTTGCATGCTTAA
- the LOC144203334 gene encoding uncharacterized protein LOC144203334 encodes MEYQKTQHWTEYNPVISVAPNDTRRLLEVYVKRSLSLNDECLGIKRPERKLKWVTIPKRRHSSDPSIHLSGGLTDEDFESPAPDPLPPDNMVGRKSKKNKKPSLWTKFVGLFSRRNSEEKDQQECPVDIAETSEDDSDRIAATCLPAAVPTLSPKKSSRRLTLKRRFSKKRLSLKMNKREELNPADITGVEAMVSVEPNISYYEKVSEELEKILHELKEQEEVVPMSDEEVLNRIISLTKEQGDAIDLKIKDNSTLNSFFQRMTYSSFQKLADAYLETEATPKPPAVLPTAPELVKLAFTLDFTARVAGVSRQNVGHITGLGNRYLQDRFEYKQACSDHPS; translated from the exons ATGGAATACCAGAAAACCCAGCATTGGACAGAATATAATCCCGTCATTTCAGTGGCGCCCAACGACACGCGGCGTCTCCTGGAAGTCTACGTCAAACGTAGCCTCAGCCTCAACGACGAATGTCTGGGAATCAAGCGCCCTGAGCGAAAACTTAAGTGGGTGACCATTCCCAAGAGGAGGCATTCCAGCGACCCATCCATTCACCTATCCGGGGGCCTGACGGACGAAGACTTTGAGTCGCCCGCTCCTGACCCGCTTCCGCCGGACAACATGGTTGGCAGGAAGTCCAAGAAGAATAAAAAGCCTTCCTTGTGGACCAAGTTCGTGGGCCTGTTCTCGCGGAGGAACAGTGAGGAAAAAGACCAGCAGGAATGTCCTGTCGACATTGCAGAGACGTCCGAAGACGACTCTGATCGCATCGCCGCCACGTGCCTGCCCGCCGCGGTGCCGACCCTCTCGCCGAAAAAGTCGTCCAGGCGATTGACCTTGAAGAGAAGATTCTCTAAGAAACGTCTGTCTCTTAAGATGAATAAGCGTGAGGAGTTGAACCCGGCAGATATCACTGGAGTAGAAG CTATGGTGAGTGTAGAACCGAACATCTCCTATTATGAGAAAGTGTCCGAAGAACTAGAGAAGATTCTCCATGAGTTAAAGGAACAGGAAGAGGTGGTTCCCATGTCGGATG AGGAAGTCCTCAACCGGATCATTTCCTTGACAAAGGAGCAGGGAGACGCAATCGACCTCAAG ATTAAAGACAATTCCACGCTGAATAGCTTTTTCCAGCGGATGACATACTCGTCTTTCCAGAAGCTGGCTGACGCCTACCTAGAGACGGAGGCGACGCCAAAGCCACCCGCCGTACTGCCAACGGCTCCGGAGTTGGTCAAGTTGGCCTTCACGCTGGACTTCACCGCTCGTGTGGCGGGGGTCTCTCGCCAAAATGTCGGCCACATCACAGGCCTGGGAAACCGATACCTTCAAGACCGATTTGAATACAAACAA gcatGTTCAGACCATCCCTCTTAG
- the rplp2a gene encoding 60S acidic ribosomal protein P2: protein MRYVAAYLLAVLGGNSSPSAKDIKAILGSVGIEADDGRLSKVISELQGKNINEVMNSGLAKLSSVPAGGAVAAPAASGGAASAGAAPAAAEEKKEEKKEESEESDEDMGFGLFD, encoded by the exons ATGCGTTACGTGGCCGCTTACCTGTTGGCGGTGCTCGGTGGCAACAGCAGCCCCTCGGCCAAAGACATCAAGGCCATTTTGGGCAGCGTAGGGATCGAGGCCGATGACGGACGTTTAAGCAAG GTCATAAGTGAGCTGCAAGGGAAAAACATCAATGAAGTCATGAATTCAG GTCTCGCTAAGTTGTCCTCCGTACCGGCGGGTGGCGCTGTGGCGGCTCCTGCTGCCTCAGGCGGTGCCGCCAGCGCCGGGGCTGCGCCTGCTGCTG CGGAAGAgaaaaaggaggagaagaaagaaGAATCGGAAGAGTCGGATGAAGACATGGGCTTCGGACTCTTCGATTAA